TCATAGAACGGCGCATGGATACCCCAAATCTTCTTTTTCATACACTTCCGATCACCGCTTTAGCGACCAGTGACCCCCTCCATCAATTCCCTTGGGGAAATGTTTCTGATCTGCTCCGGCGGGATGCGCGCCGGATATCTGCCCTTTTCCAGAATATCGGTCAGGTACTGATTATCCAGGATCATATCGTCCCGAATGAGCTGCCAATTCGCTTTTTTCCTGTAAAGAATCTTGAAAATCAGAAAATTCACCACCGGCCCTATGACCGGCGCCTGCACGCCAAAGCTCTCTGTATGGCGAAAGCGGCAACCCGTATCGGTCCGCTCTCCCTCAAATGAGATGACGGCAGTTTTTTTATCGCTCTCGAAGGCAAAGGAAAAATGATCCCTGTCCCTTTCCGCCCGAATGATCGTGCCGGTGACGTCATAATCCATGCCCATGACGATTTCATGAAAGCGCACTTTATCTCTGGCTTGAATGCCGCCGCTGAGCAGTTCGCATTCCAAATGCAGCGGACTCCACTTGACGAACTCCTCCTCAAAATGGTCCACCCACCACTCCAGCTTTTCAAAAGGGGCGGCGATCTCTGTTGTTTCGGTCAATGTTACCATATGCTTTTCTCCTTCATCGTGCTTTTTCTCCTTCATCCGCGTCTTTTCCCTGTTTGTGTCCATATATGTCCCGTGCCGGCACGCCGTAAAGCCTATGCTGCACAGGGAGCCCGTAATCATCCACGCCACAAAGCGATAGATGTCGCGCCAATCCCCGCCCGGCAAGCGCCGAAGCCGTTTATCGGGGCTTCCCCTCCTTTTCTTTGTTCAACCTCCAGGTTTCTGCCGTCTCGCTTTTAGTTAGCGCATTCTAACTAATTGGCAGAAGAAACGGCAGACTATTTTATGAGTAGTCTGCCTTGAATCCGCCTTGGTCAGACACCGGCCTTGGCTATCCCAGCGCCACATCCAGTGTCATCATGACGCTAAAGCCCACGGCAAAGAAAATCGTGCCGATGTTGGAGTGCTTTCCCTGCGACATTTCCGGGATCAGCTCCTCCACCACCACATAGAGCATGGCCCCCGCTGCAAAGCTCAGCAGATACGGCAGCGCCGGGATCACAAGCTGCGCGGCGAGAAGCGTCAGCACCGCGCCGATAGGCTCGACAACGCCGGAAAGCACGCCGCCGAGAAATGCTCGGCCCTTGCGTTCCCCCTCCGCCCGGAGCGGCATGGAGATGATCGCCCCCTCGGGAAAATTCTGAATGGCAATGCCGAGGGACAGCGCCAGTGCGCTTGCCGCAGTAATCTGCGTATTGCCCGAAAGAAAGCCTGCATACACCACGCCGACTGCCATTCCCTCCGGGATATTATGTAAGGTAACAGCCAGCACCATCATGGTGGTGCGCCCGAGCTTGCTTTTCGGACCCTCGGCCTGTTCACTTCCCACATGAAGATGGGGAATCAAACGGTCAAGCAGGAGCAAAAACAGCACGCCGACCCAAAAGCCGATAAAGGCAGGGAGGAAGGACAGCTTGCCCATGCCCTCCGACTGCTCGATGGCGGGGATCAGCAGGCTCCAGATCGAAGCTGCGACCATCACTCCGGCAGCAAAGCCGGCGAGGGCGCGCCGCACCAGATCGCCAAGGGATTTTTTCATAAAGAACACGCAGGCCGAGCCCAGTGTTGTGCCCAAGAAAGGGATCATGATTCCGAAAAAGGTTTCCATTTATCTCACCGCCTTTGCGTTGCAGCATTATTTGTTCTTTCTGAACCCCGCCTCATCCCGGTATTCGGGATGTTCCTTTAGGTACGGGTCTTTGTCGCCACAGATGGTATAGTCGCATCGGCAGCCGTCCACGCAGGTGGTCGTCCGCACCAGCCTTGCGTGGAGCAGCTCCATGGAAGCATAGTCCACATTGCACAGGGCGGGCATGATGTCCGTAAGGCCGTGCCGGATGGCAAATTCCGCTGCCGGACACGATGTAAACTCATAATAAATAGGGGCATCTTTATCATAAGGCGCAACCGACATCTCGTAATCGTGCCATTTGTCGCAGCCGCGTTTCGCCCGTACAAACGCCCGGTACATCAGCTTCCTCCAGAACGGCTTGTTGCAGTTCACAAACCGCAGCCTGCGGAAGATAGGCAGGATCAGGTTTTCCTCCATCTCCTCGATCTCGCGGAAGGATGTGACAGCTTTGCAGACTGTGTAGTAGCTCATAATGGCGATGCAGTCGTAGGTGCCGCCTACGCCGTTGTGGAAGTTCTTTTTGCCGCCCAAATCGGTGCGCCAGTCGGAGAGAAGTTCCGCATACTGCCGCTGTACCCGTTCCCAAACCGCCTCCTGCTCCGATTCCGAATAGTGCAGGGCGATTTTTGCCCGTATCTCTTTTTTGCAGGGCTTGGAATACAGCACATGGCATTTGCGGTCAAATAGGAGCGTCTTGTCCTTCATCTGTCTACTGTCTCCCTCATTTCCGCGCCGTGATGCAAAGCCAGCTTTTCTTTTTGTGTATCTGCACCCCGTGAAAGCCCGCCTGCTCTAGATACGCCTTTAATTCAATGTCCTTGTAGATGCTCATGCCGCCGATGAGCTTCGTCCACTTCTCGTCCCTGTCCGTGTCGCCATTGCTCTCGTTGCAGATGAAAAATGTCCCTCCGACCTTCAGCACCCGGTAAACCTCCCGGAAGCACTGCGGCAGA
This window of the Oscillospiraceae bacterium genome carries:
- a CDS encoding zinc transporter, yielding METFFGIMIPFLGTTLGSACVFFMKKSLGDLVRRALAGFAAGVMVAASIWSLLIPAIEQSEGMGKLSFLPAFIGFWVGVLFLLLLDRLIPHLHVGSEQAEGPKSKLGRTTMMVLAVTLHNIPEGMAVGVVYAGFLSGNTQITAASALALSLGIAIQNFPEGAIISMPLRAEGERKGRAFLGGVLSGVVEPIGAVLTLLAAQLVIPALPYLLSFAAGAMLYVVVEELIPEMSQGKHSNIGTIFFAVGFSVMMTLDVALG